The window GGACGTGGAAACATTGTGCAGGAATCCCCTATAAAATCTTTTTGTAAAGAACACAATATCAATCTTATGCAACCGCATAGTTTAAAATCTGATGACTTCATACAGCAACTTCAATTACTTGCAGCCGATATACAAATTGTAGTCGCCTTTAGAATGCTCCCGGAAGTAGTATGGAATATGCCACCCTTAGGAACATTCAACCTGCATGCTTCTCTTCTTCCTAAATACAGGGGAGCAGCACCCATAAACTGGGCTCTTATAAACGGAGAAACAGAAACAGGGGTCACTACTTTTTTTCTCAAACACCAAATAGACACAGGTGATATTATCTTCCAAGAAAAAGAAACCATAAGCTCCGATGACAATGCAGGAACTCTCACACACAAATTGATGAAAAAAGGAGCAGCATTAGTATTAAAAACATTGGAATCCATTCAAAACAACACCTATCAAAAAATATCCCAAACCTCTTTCAAAAATATAGAACCAACACATGCTCCTAAAATATTTACAGAAACATGCGAAATAAACTTTTCTCAACCAACAGAAAGCATTGTTAATCTTATACGGGGTCTCTCCCCTACCCCTGCCGCTTGGACAAAAATAAACCAAAAAACAATAAAAATATTCCAAACATCGCATTCATATAATAATGAAATGAAAAATGTACCAGGCAGTATAATAACAGACAATAAAACATACCTTAAAATAGCAACTCAAGATGGATACATATCTATTTTAGAACTTCAAATGGAAGGAAAAAAGAAAATGCAAATCCAAGAATTTTTAAGAGGTAATAAAATCTAATATACAA is drawn from Chitinophagaceae bacterium and contains these coding sequences:
- the fmt gene encoding methionyl-tRNA formyltransferase; protein product: MIPYSKKESLRIVFFGTNTFAVESLKILVENKKNIVGVITVEDKPQGRGNIVQESPIKSFCKEHNINLMQPHSLKSDDFIQQLQLLAADIQIVVAFRMLPEVVWNMPPLGTFNLHASLLPKYRGAAPINWALINGETETGVTTFFLKHQIDTGDIIFQEKETISSDDNAGTLTHKLMKKGAALVLKTLESIQNNTYQKISQTSFKNIEPTHAPKIFTETCEINFSQPTESIVNLIRGLSPTPAAWTKINQKTIKIFQTSHSYNNEMKNVPGSIITDNKTYLKIATQDGYISILELQMEGKKKMQIQEFLRGNKI